Proteins from a genomic interval of Passer domesticus isolate bPasDom1 unplaced genomic scaffold, bPasDom1.hap1 HAP1_SCAFFOLD_79, whole genome shotgun sequence:
- the LOC135293143 gene encoding serine/threonine-protein kinase PAK 3-like isoform X1 — MRKGCPVTWRGLICYVKWQNSPAVSEFPCKPFCILRCRDLKAHLTGEAAPVCQEQLLFIFTPCRSEKESLQSSLLEAEQHIWELEMARSRVEAQVCRARQAKEAILEDVRGLRRELLAVRALSQQQCEDMAEQLRWAQEQCCKALRLWQSAQEEEKRNLMRELERQLEEQHVEARKQLEEWANFLVEMLQEEQRQKIAVIHKVYQLQRELKQSEQLRQKLNEQWQNGQVMLQAELQEAERKMMAMEKRHQEEMERMHKVLLQCRLAEEKQVDAGSAIEAAGAAASCQEASSPQPENQSMSSSAHSSQEREKQFLKLLRCVVSVEDPEKKYTGWEHLGSGGFGAVYKAFDTATGQAVAVKELYLQHQGCEGILKEILLMRENKNVNIVSYLESYLVDEAVLLVLEYMDGGSLADVVTVRRMAVGHIATVCRECLQGLAFLHAKQVIHRDIKSDNILLGRDGSVKLADFGLCAVLSPEHRKRRSMVGTTYWMAPEVVRREPYGPKVDTWSLGIVGIEMATGEAPYMQETSDKASYLIGKQGVPNLHQLKLPPGLCEFLGCCLQMDVDRRGSAKELLQHPFLQSAEPLLSLF; from the exons ATGAGGAAAGGCTGCCCAGTCACCTGGAGGGGCCTGATTTGCTATGTAAAGTGGCAAAATAGTCCTGCTGTATCTGAGTTTCCATGCAAGCCATTTTGCATACTAAGGTGTAGGGATCTTAAGGCACATCTTACTGGAGaagctgcccctgtgtgccaggagcaattGCTCTTCATCTTCACGCCTTGTAGGTCAGAGAAGGAGAGCCTGCAAAGCAGCCTGCTGGAGGCTGAGCAGCACATATGGGAGCTGGAGATGGCCAGGAGCCGTGTGGAAGCCCAAgtgtgcagggccaggcaggccaAGGAGGCGATACTGG AGGATGTGAGGGGCCTTCGTcgtgagctgctggctgtaagagctctcagccagcagcaatgtGAAGACATGGCTGAACAGCTCCGCTGGGCACAAGAACAGTGCTGCAAGGCTCTGAGACTCTGGCAATCtgcccaggaagaggaaaaaaggaatctcATGAGAGAACTG GAGAGACAACTGGAAGAGCAGCATGTGGAGGCAcggaagcagctggaggaatGGGCAAACTTCCTGGTGGAG atgctgcaggaagagcagcgtCAGAAGATTGCTGTCATCCACAAGGTGtaccagctgcagagagagctgaagcaaagtgagcagctgaggcagaagCTGAATGAGCAGTGGCAGAACGGGCAG GTcatgctgcaggctgagctgcaggaagctgagaggaaGATGATGGCAATGGAGAAGAGGCACCAAGAGGAAATGGAAAGGATGCACAaggtcctgctgcagtgcaggctggctgaagaaaagcag gtggACGCAGGATCTGCCATcgaagctgctggtgcagcagcatcctgccaAGAAGCCTCCTCTCCACAGCCTGAAAACCAGAGCATGAGCAGCTCGGCCCACtcaagccaggagagagagaagcagttcctgaagctgctga ggtGTGTGGTGAGTGTGGAAGATCCAGAAAAGAAGTACACTGGATGGGAACATCTTGGCAGTGG GGGCTTTGGAGCTGTTTATAAGGCCTTCGACACTGCCACAGGACAAGCG GTGGCTGTAAAGGAACTTTAtctccagcaccagggctgtgagggaatattaaaagaaatcctgctcatgagagaaaataagaacgTCAATATTGTCAGCTACTTAGAAAG ctacCTTGTGGATGAGGCTGTCCTGCTGGTGTTGGAATATATGGATGGAGGCTCCTTAGCTGATGTGGTCACCGTGAGAAGGATGGCTGTAGGACACATAGCAACAGTGTGTCGGGAG tgcctgcaaggcctggcTTTCCTTCATGCCAAGCAGGTGATCCACAGAGACATCAAAAGCGACAACATCCTTCTGGGCCGGGATGGCTCCGTCAAGCTGG ctgattttggcctctgtgctgtgctcagccctgagcacaggaaaCGGAGGTCGATGGTCGGGACCACTTACTGGATGGCACCCGAGGTGGTGAGAAGAGAGCCTtacggccccaaagtggacacctGGTCCCTTGGCATTGTGGGAatagaaatggccacaggagagGCTCCTTATATGCAGGAGACCAGTGACAAG gcCAGCTACCTGATAGGCAAGCAAGGGGTTCCAAATCTGCACCAGCTCAAGCTACCCCCTGGCTTGTGTGAatttctgggctgctgcctgcagatggatgtggacaggcgaggctctgccaaggaacttctgcag CATCCATTTCTGCAATCAGCAGAGCCTCTCTTAAGCCTCTTCTGA
- the LOC135293143 gene encoding serine/threonine-protein kinase PAK 3-like isoform X2, whose amino-acid sequence MRKGCPVTWRGLICYVKWQNSPAVSEFPCKPFCILRCRDLKAHLTGEAAPVCQEQLLFIFTPCRSEKESLQSSLLEAEQHIWELEMARSRVEAQVCRARQAKEAILEDVRGLRRELLAVRALSQQQCEDMAEQLRWAQEQCCKALRLWQSAQEEEKRNLMRELERQLEEQHVEARKQLEEWANFLVEMLQEEQRQKIAVIHKVYQLQRELKQSEQLRQKLNEQWQNGQVMLQAELQEAERKMMAMEKRHQEEMERMHKVLLQCRLAEEKQVDAGSAIEAAGAAASCQEASSPQPENQSMSSSAHSSQEREKQFLKLLRCVVSVEDPEKKYTGWEHLGSGGFGAVYKAFDTATGQAVAVKELYLQHQGCEGILKEILLMRENKNVNIVSYLESYLVDEAVLLVLEYMDGGSLADVVTVRRMAVGHIATVCRECLQGLAFLHAKQVIHRDIKSDNILLGRDGSVKLADFGLCAVLSPEHRKRRSMVGTTYWMAPEVVRREPYGPKVDTWSLGIVGIEMATGEAPYMQETSDKHPFLQSAEPLLSLF is encoded by the exons ATGAGGAAAGGCTGCCCAGTCACCTGGAGGGGCCTGATTTGCTATGTAAAGTGGCAAAATAGTCCTGCTGTATCTGAGTTTCCATGCAAGCCATTTTGCATACTAAGGTGTAGGGATCTTAAGGCACATCTTACTGGAGaagctgcccctgtgtgccaggagcaattGCTCTTCATCTTCACGCCTTGTAGGTCAGAGAAGGAGAGCCTGCAAAGCAGCCTGCTGGAGGCTGAGCAGCACATATGGGAGCTGGAGATGGCCAGGAGCCGTGTGGAAGCCCAAgtgtgcagggccaggcaggccaAGGAGGCGATACTGG AGGATGTGAGGGGCCTTCGTcgtgagctgctggctgtaagagctctcagccagcagcaatgtGAAGACATGGCTGAACAGCTCCGCTGGGCACAAGAACAGTGCTGCAAGGCTCTGAGACTCTGGCAATCtgcccaggaagaggaaaaaaggaatctcATGAGAGAACTG GAGAGACAACTGGAAGAGCAGCATGTGGAGGCAcggaagcagctggaggaatGGGCAAACTTCCTGGTGGAG atgctgcaggaagagcagcgtCAGAAGATTGCTGTCATCCACAAGGTGtaccagctgcagagagagctgaagcaaagtgagcagctgaggcagaagCTGAATGAGCAGTGGCAGAACGGGCAG GTcatgctgcaggctgagctgcaggaagctgagaggaaGATGATGGCAATGGAGAAGAGGCACCAAGAGGAAATGGAAAGGATGCACAaggtcctgctgcagtgcaggctggctgaagaaaagcag gtggACGCAGGATCTGCCATcgaagctgctggtgcagcagcatcctgccaAGAAGCCTCCTCTCCACAGCCTGAAAACCAGAGCATGAGCAGCTCGGCCCACtcaagccaggagagagagaagcagttcctgaagctgctga ggtGTGTGGTGAGTGTGGAAGATCCAGAAAAGAAGTACACTGGATGGGAACATCTTGGCAGTGG GGGCTTTGGAGCTGTTTATAAGGCCTTCGACACTGCCACAGGACAAGCG GTGGCTGTAAAGGAACTTTAtctccagcaccagggctgtgagggaatattaaaagaaatcctgctcatgagagaaaataagaacgTCAATATTGTCAGCTACTTAGAAAG ctacCTTGTGGATGAGGCTGTCCTGCTGGTGTTGGAATATATGGATGGAGGCTCCTTAGCTGATGTGGTCACCGTGAGAAGGATGGCTGTAGGACACATAGCAACAGTGTGTCGGGAG tgcctgcaaggcctggcTTTCCTTCATGCCAAGCAGGTGATCCACAGAGACATCAAAAGCGACAACATCCTTCTGGGCCGGGATGGCTCCGTCAAGCTGG ctgattttggcctctgtgctgtgctcagccctgagcacaggaaaCGGAGGTCGATGGTCGGGACCACTTACTGGATGGCACCCGAGGTGGTGAGAAGAGAGCCTtacggccccaaagtggacacctGGTCCCTTGGCATTGTGGGAatagaaatggccacaggagagGCTCCTTATATGCAGGAGACCAGTGACAAG CATCCATTTCTGCAATCAGCAGAGCCTCTCTTAAGCCTCTTCTGA
- the LOC135293143 gene encoding uncharacterized protein LOC135293143 isoform X3 — protein sequence MRKGCPVTWRGLICYVKWQNSPAVSEFPCKPFCILRCRDLKAHLTGEAAPVCQEQLLFIFTPCRSEKESLQSSLLEAEQHIWELEMARSRVEAQVCRARQAKEAILEDVRGLRRELLAVRALSQQQCEDMAEQLRWAQEQCCKALRLWQSAQEEEKRNLMRELERQLEEQHVEARKQLEEWANFLVEMLQEEQRQKIAVIHKVYQLQRELKQSEQLRQKLNEQWQNGQVMLQAELQEAERKMMAMEKRHQEEMERMHKVLLQCRLAEEKQVDAGSAIEAAGAAASCQEASSPQPENQSMSSSAHSSQEREKQFLKLLRCVVSVEDPEKKYTGWEHLGSGYLVDEAVLLVLEYMDGGSLADVVTVRRMAVGHIATVCRECLQGLAFLHAKQVIHRDIKSDNILLGRDGSVKLADFGLCAVLSPEHRKRRSMVGTTYWMAPEVVRREPYGPKVDTWSLGIVGIEMATGEAPYMQETSDKASYLIGKQGVPNLHQLKLPPGLCEFLGCCLQMDVDRRGSAKELLQHPFLQSAEPLLSLF from the exons ATGAGGAAAGGCTGCCCAGTCACCTGGAGGGGCCTGATTTGCTATGTAAAGTGGCAAAATAGTCCTGCTGTATCTGAGTTTCCATGCAAGCCATTTTGCATACTAAGGTGTAGGGATCTTAAGGCACATCTTACTGGAGaagctgcccctgtgtgccaggagcaattGCTCTTCATCTTCACGCCTTGTAGGTCAGAGAAGGAGAGCCTGCAAAGCAGCCTGCTGGAGGCTGAGCAGCACATATGGGAGCTGGAGATGGCCAGGAGCCGTGTGGAAGCCCAAgtgtgcagggccaggcaggccaAGGAGGCGATACTGG AGGATGTGAGGGGCCTTCGTcgtgagctgctggctgtaagagctctcagccagcagcaatgtGAAGACATGGCTGAACAGCTCCGCTGGGCACAAGAACAGTGCTGCAAGGCTCTGAGACTCTGGCAATCtgcccaggaagaggaaaaaaggaatctcATGAGAGAACTG GAGAGACAACTGGAAGAGCAGCATGTGGAGGCAcggaagcagctggaggaatGGGCAAACTTCCTGGTGGAG atgctgcaggaagagcagcgtCAGAAGATTGCTGTCATCCACAAGGTGtaccagctgcagagagagctgaagcaaagtgagcagctgaggcagaagCTGAATGAGCAGTGGCAGAACGGGCAG GTcatgctgcaggctgagctgcaggaagctgagaggaaGATGATGGCAATGGAGAAGAGGCACCAAGAGGAAATGGAAAGGATGCACAaggtcctgctgcagtgcaggctggctgaagaaaagcag gtggACGCAGGATCTGCCATcgaagctgctggtgcagcagcatcctgccaAGAAGCCTCCTCTCCACAGCCTGAAAACCAGAGCATGAGCAGCTCGGCCCACtcaagccaggagagagagaagcagttcctgaagctgctga ggtGTGTGGTGAGTGTGGAAGATCCAGAAAAGAAGTACACTGGATGGGAACATCTTGGCAGTGG ctacCTTGTGGATGAGGCTGTCCTGCTGGTGTTGGAATATATGGATGGAGGCTCCTTAGCTGATGTGGTCACCGTGAGAAGGATGGCTGTAGGACACATAGCAACAGTGTGTCGGGAG tgcctgcaaggcctggcTTTCCTTCATGCCAAGCAGGTGATCCACAGAGACATCAAAAGCGACAACATCCTTCTGGGCCGGGATGGCTCCGTCAAGCTGG ctgattttggcctctgtgctgtgctcagccctgagcacaggaaaCGGAGGTCGATGGTCGGGACCACTTACTGGATGGCACCCGAGGTGGTGAGAAGAGAGCCTtacggccccaaagtggacacctGGTCCCTTGGCATTGTGGGAatagaaatggccacaggagagGCTCCTTATATGCAGGAGACCAGTGACAAG gcCAGCTACCTGATAGGCAAGCAAGGGGTTCCAAATCTGCACCAGCTCAAGCTACCCCCTGGCTTGTGTGAatttctgggctgctgcctgcagatggatgtggacaggcgaggctctgccaaggaacttctgcag CATCCATTTCTGCAATCAGCAGAGCCTCTCTTAAGCCTCTTCTGA